The sequence CGGAACCCTGTACACCGGCGTTACTTCGAATCTTGTCCAACGAGTTTGGCAGCACAAAAACAATCTGGTAGAAGGATTCACGAAGTGTTATGGCATACATACATTAGTTTGGTATGAAGTTCATGAAACAATGCAAAGTGCTATCATGATGGAGAAGAGGGTGAAGAAATGGAAACGGGTATGGAAACTGGCATTGATAGAAAAGAATAATCCGGGATGG comes from Gemmatimonadota bacterium and encodes:
- a CDS encoding GIY-YIG nuclease family protein, which codes for MNQPCVYIMASKRNGTLYTGVTSNLVQRVWQHKNNLVEGFTKCYGIHTLVWYEVHETMQSAIMMEKRVKKWKRVWKLALIEKNNPGWRDLYTDII